From the Sulfurirhabdus autotrophica genome, the window TTGATATTATCAATGCGCCAAATACCCCGTTGTCCCGTCCGCCGTTAGGCTTCCCGACACGTCCGGAAGATCTGGTGATAGATCACAACGGTAATCCGTTGCGTATCGATAAAGCTTACTCATGGGAAATCCCCATTGCGTCTCACGGTCTGATGCATATGGTCATCACCAATGCTACCAACCATGACCCCTATGCGCTGGATACGTTGATTCTGTTTATGGCAAACATGGCCTGGAATTCCACCATGAATACCAAAAACGTGCAGGAAATGTTGCGTGAGAAAGATCCGGAAGAACCGGATCAATACAAAATACCGTTCCTGGTAGTTGCAGATGCATTTCACTCTGAGATGGTTAATTTCGCTGATCTGGTGTTGCCGGATACGACTTATCTGGAGCGTTACGACACCATTTCTTTATTGGACAGACCCATTTCCGAGCCGGATTCTGCGGCTGATGCGATTCGTCACCCACTTGTAGCGCTAGATCGCGATGTCAGGCCGTGGCAAGACGTATTGGTAGAGTTGGCCTCGCGTCTGAAGTTCCCTGCTTTTACTACAAAAGAGGGTGATCGCAAGTTCAAGGACTATAAAGACTTTATTGTCAATTATGAGCGTTCACCAGGCGTAGGTTTCCTGGCGGGTTGGCGTGGCAAGAATGGAGAAAAATCACTGAAAGGTGAGCCAAATCCAAATCAGTGGGAAAAGTACATTGAGAACGAGTCGTTCTTCGCACACCACTGGCCGGATAACATGAAGTATATGCGTTACGCCAACAAGGATTATCTGGAAGTGGCGGCAGATGTCGGGTTTGTCGGTAAGGCCGAACCTATCATTATGCAGATCTATTCAGAGCCGTTACAAAAATTCCGGCTAGCTGGCCAAGGTTTGTACGATGGGCCTCAACCCAACAATCCGGTAGATCGCGAGCGTCTGGCAAAATACTTTGACCCGCTGCCTATGTGGTACGAACCGCTTGAGTCTACACGCGTAGATCATGTGGAGTATCCTTTCTATGCGCTGACCCAGCGTCCTATGCTGATGTACCATTCATGGGATTCCCAGAATGTATGGCTGCGTCAGTTGCTGGCCCAGAACTATATGTACATGAACGCAGGTCAGGCAGCACGCATGGGTCTGAAAGATTACGACTGGATTTGGGTTGAATCCCATAACGGCAAGATTCGCTGCCAAATGAAAACCATGGAAGGCTGTCAGGAAAATACGATCTGGACCTGGAACGCCATTGGTAAGCAGAAGGGCGCATGGGGTCTGAAGCCAGATGCTTCTGAAGCAACCAAAGGATTCTTGCTGAATCATCTGATATCTGAACTGCTGCCAGCTAAACAGGGTGAGCGCCGGATAACCAATTCCGATCCGGTAACCGGACAAGCTGCGTGGTTTGATCTGCGGGTCAAAATTTACAAAGCCGCGGAAGGTGAGACAGGTAGTTGGCCAGAGTTCGCAGAAATCAAGCGAATTCCGGGTGATGATGCAGAGCGACCAAACGTATTGCGCTATAACGCGCGTAGCGATGAATAAATCCAGGTTGAGTAATGTTTGTATTACTCATTGCCTTTTGAAAGGAATAGTTTAAATGCGTTTAGGCTTAGTTATTGACCTTGATGTCTGTGTTGGCTGCCATGCATGTGCAGTAGCATGTAAAGAATGGAATGCATCGGGTACTACAGCACCGATGACTGATTATCAGCCCTATGGTGCTGAACCGTCAGGCGTATGGTTTAATCGAATTCGCCACTATGAAGTAGGCGAGTATCCGAATAGCAAAACCATCAATTTCCCGATGTCATGCATGCATTGTGAAGATGCGGATTGTGTGACAGTCTGTCCAACGGGCGCGTCTTATAAGCGGGCAGAAGATGGGATTGTGCTGGTGGATCAAACCAAATGTATGGGCTGCAATTACTGCTCATGGGCGTGTCCATACGGTGCGCGTGAATTGGATCGCGAAAGCGGTACCATGAAGAAGTGCACGTTATGTGTAGATCGTATCTATGATCTGAAAATTCCGGTTGAAGAACGCCAGCCAGCTTGTGTAAATACCTGTCCGGCCCACGCACGCATGTTTGGTGATTTCGATGATCCAAACTCTGCAGTCAGTATTGAAGTACGCGAGCGCGGTGGCTATGCGTTGTTGCCTGAATTAGGCTATAACCCAACAAACCAGTATCTTCCTGTGAGAAAAGCGAAACCCATTCCTACTGAAAATCTCGGAAAACCCGGATTTAAAGAGAAATTAAAGGGCTTTGCAAACAGGATCGTTAAGCGATAATTTTGGGGTGAGTTGGGTGCAGATTCTTGTTTTGAATTTGCACTTCAACCTGATTCTCCGCAAACAGGATTTTGGAGTTTAAGTAATGCATCCAGCTTTTAGTGTCATATTTTTTACAGTAAGTTCAGGCGCAGGGTTTGGCTTGTTTGCCTTGTTATATCTCGCGGATGCCCTGAAGCTAGGTGGTGGGCTATCAACTAATCAGTTGTTAATAGCGGGTATCATAGGATTGGTGCTGATTTCGGCTGGTCTGATGTCATCCATGTTTCACCTTGCAAATCCGAAGAATGCATGGCGTGCCTTTAGCCGTTGGCGTACCTCATGGCTGTCGCGCGAAGGCGTGTTTGCCATGGTGTTTTTCCCTTTTGCTGTGGTTTATCTTGGATTGACCTGGCTTGGAATGAAGGAGTTCGAAACTTTACGCATGCTAGCAGGCGGAATGTCCATGCTGCTCGCCTGGATTACTATATTCAGCACGGGCATGATTTATGGTTGTTTGAAAACTATCCGTCAATGGAACACGCCGTTAGTTCCCGCTAACTACCTGTTGCTGGGGCATTTTTCAGGTGCGTTGCTGTTGCTGATCGTGGCACAAACGGGAACTGTAGAAGTAAGCAGTTATCTCAATATAGTTTTAGCGTTATTGGTTTTTGCAGCAGCGCTAAAGGCTATATATTATTTCTGGATTGCGAATCCTGGTGTTGTGTCAACGATTAACACGGCAACTGGTTTTACACGCGCACGGGTAAAGCTGCTGGATGCTGGGCATACTCACGGTACATTCCTGACACAGGAGTTTGGATTCCAGGTGGCGCGTCAATACGCATTATTTTTGAAAGCATTTGTCTTTAGTGCGGGCTTTTTGATTCCGCTGCTAGCGCTTTTTGGGATGTTTGGAACGCTGACTAGCGGGTTGACTATTATTGTTGCAATCATGGCTTTACTAGGGTTGATTGCAGAGCGCTGGCTGTTTTTCGCTGAGGCGCGACATGTAGTAAATCTGTTTCATGGCGCACAACGTTGCTAAATGAGAGTGTAACCTATTTGCAATAAATGAGAAATTTGGTATATTAGTATTTGTTGATGGTTACTCTGAGGTAGTGAAACATGTTCGGCTTTAAAGAAATTGATATTGAAGGGCTAAAGTCCGCTAAATCTCAAGAAGGCGTTTTGCTGATCGATGTAAGAACCGATGCTGAAGTAGCGCGTGGTATGATTGAGGGTGCAAAACACATACCCTTGCACCTGTTGCCGCTGAAAGCGAATGAACTGAATGCAGGTGTGCCCACTATTTTTTATTGCCAGTCAGGTGCTCGTTCTGCGCAGGCTTGTGCATTTATGTCTTCCAAGGGGCATGATGACGTGTACAATTTGCAAGGTGGTATTCTGGCATGGATGCGGGATGGCATGCCGCTGGCTGCAATGTGCTAAATTTAAAACCGAAAGATAAGGCCAACCAAAAAATGGGTTGCATTATCTTTATGGCTGCTTTATAAAGAGTATTTTTTAATTACTAACTACAGGTTTGTTTAAGGAGAGTCACATGAATTTTGATAAAGAACTGGATGCTCGCGGTCTGAATTGCCCACTACCTATCTTGCGCAGCAAGAAAGCACTGGGTGAATTGACTACTGGCCAAGTTTTGAAAATTGTAGCAACTGATCCAGGCGCTATTAAAGATTTCCAGGCTTTTGCCAAGCAAACCGGTAATGAATTGCTTTCCTCAGCTGAAGCGGGTGGTGAGTACACTTTCTTCATGAAGAAAAAATAAATACTCAGAATCCAATAGAACAGAAACAGGCGCACAGCAGATAATTTCAAAAGGAGACTGAGTATGGACGAGAAAAAATTAGCGATTATCGCAACAAAAGGTACGCTCGACTGGGCATATCCACCATTTATATTGGCCTCCACAGCTGCTGCTCTGGGCTATGAAGTGCAGATATTCTTTACTTTCTATGGCCTGCAGTTAGTGCGCAAAGACCTGTCTGGATTGAAAGTGAGTCCACTAGGCAACCCAGGTATGCCTATGAAGATGCCTTTTGGTCCTAAGTGGTTTAAAGGGATTAACTGGAATATTCCTAATGCAGTTCAGGCAATTATTCCGGGATATGAAACATTGGCAACCGGCCTGATGAAGCAAACCATCAAGAATTGTGGTGTTGCCTCAGTTAGCGAATTGCGTGAGTTGTGTCAGGAAGCAGAAGTAAAGTTCATTGCTTGCCAAATGACCGTTGAATTGTTTGGTTTCGAGCATAGCGATTTCCTGGACGATCTGGAATACGCTGGTGCAGCAATGTTCTTTGAATTTGCAGGCGAAACAGATATCTGTCTCTACATCTAGTAGTGGTGGATAAATACCGTCAGCAAGATTCTTGCTGACGGTATTGTTTTGTAAATTTTTTTGAGATTAAAGTTTCCTTTATTTCTCGTGGTATCTTTTTTTTATGTAAAGCAATCAGCGAATTTTCAATTCGTTTTTTTGTCGAATCAAATATTAGTTTAGAGTTATATTCGGACATAAACGTCCTTTATGTCAAGTGCTATTTGAGCTTATGTGCAGCTTTATAGCCTACTAAAATTGTCAAGTATTTGTGTTATACTAATACATAGACTATTAAGATATTGTTTATATTGAAGGGGTGGTGACGATGGCAACCTACGCTGAAATGCGCGAAATCTTCGACGACATACGGAATGATTTTCGTTATGATCACGAGCTGAACGGCTGTTTGAACTGCGGTATCTGTACTGCAACCTGCCCATCTGCCCAATTCTATGATTACAGTCCACGTGAAATTGTTCAGTTGCTTTGGACAGAAAACATCGAGCAGATTTACGATGCCATGCAGGAAAAAATATGGGCCTGTGCACAATGTATGACTTGTGCGGCGCGTTGCCCATTCAAGAACTCTCCTGGTGGTCTGGTAATGATTATGCGGGAAGTTTCCATTAAGCATGGTATGCAGTCAGCCAAAGATGTGTTGCGCCCATTCGGCCGGGTTATGCTTAAGCTTATTACCACAGGAAACCAGCTCTCACCCGATATGATTCAACCGGATCACTTCCCTGACTGGGGTCCAAATATTCAAAAAGTGGAAGGTGATCTCAAAACCTTGCGTAAAGCAATTCCAGTACGCACTTTGCAGACCACAGATACTGCTTGGGAAGTCTCTCTGAAAACTTCTGTTGAGATGTACACCATTTGGGAAATGACCGGTGTATTAAGTTCCCTTGAAACCATGGATGAAAATCTCTTTGACGTTATCGAAGACTTTATCGATGAAAAGCGTGAAGAATATGAAGACTGGCTGGAAGAGCAGGAAGATTGATTCTGGAAGTGATGCGGGGCGTATGCCTTGCTAGTGGCCCCGAAAACTCAACATCAGGAGGTTAGCACAATGAGTACAACCAACCAAACAGAAGGACAAGGAATTGCCGGACACGGCTCTTTTTTCCAGGAATCCAACCTGTCCAACGAAGATGCAGCTAAAGCGACAGAATGGGTACGCAAGCATGTAGATAAGCGTACCGTCGATTTGGGTGAGCGCATGGATGATATCCGTGTGCATATGTGGGAGCTGGAAAAAGAAGGTGAAATCATTGTTCATCGTATCACCGACGATCACAAGCCCGTCGATGTGCAAACCTTGTTCGGCTGGAACAAGCGTATTCCAACCAGTCAATTGTGGCATCACAAATCCTGCGGCCAGTGCGGCAATATCCCTGGTTATCCAACATCATTGCTATGGACCATGAACAAGTTTGGTTTTGTACCTGGTAAGGATTATCTGGATGAGACTGATCAGACTTCCTGTACAGCATGGAATTATCATGGCTCCGGTATTGGTAACGTTGAGTCACTGGCTGCAGTGTTCTTGCGAAACTTCCATCAGGCTTATGTGTCCGGTAAACAGCATGGTTTTGAACTGGGGCATTTTTTCCCGCTGGTTCACTGTGGTACCTCTTTTGGTAACTACAAGGAAATCCGCAAGTACTTGGTAGAGTCTGCTGAGTTGCGTGAGAAAGTAACAAAAATTCTGGGTAAACTTGGTCGCCTGGTTGATGGCAAGTTGGTTATTCCAGAAGAAGTCATTCATTATTCTGAATGGGTGCACGTAATGCGTAACCGCATTGCTTCTGAGCTACAAACCATCGATGTATCAAATATTCGCGTCACTATGCACGCCGCTTGTCACTATTACAAGATGGTGCATGAAGATGCCATTTACGACCCAACTGTGCTGGGTGGTAACCGTACGGCGGTTGGAACGTCAGTAGCGCAGGCGTTGGGAGCGCAGGTGATTGATTACTCAACCTGGTATGACTGCTGTGGATTTGGTTTCCGTCACATTATTTCAGAGCGTGAATTCACCCGTTCTTTCACCATGGATCGTAAGATTCGTGTTGTACGTGAAGAAGCTAACGCTGACGTGATGCTGGGTATTGATACCGGTTGTATTACCACCATGGACAAAAATCAATGGATTGGTAAGGCGCATGAGCAAAACTTCTCTGTGCCTATCATTGCTGATATTCAGTTTGCGGCTCTGGCATGCGGTGCGGATCCGTTTAAAATTGTGCAACTTCAATGGCATGCATCACCATGTGAAGAACTGGTTGAAAAGATGGGGCTATCCTGGACTGAAGCCAAAAAGACCTTCGAAAATTACCTCAAGGAAGTTGAAGCAGGCAATATCGAATATTTATATAACCCTGAATTGGCACTAGGAGGCCGTCAATAATGCAAAATACCGTTTTAGTGGTGGGCGCTGGCCCAACAGGCTTATCTGCTGCCGCGGGCGTTGCGTCCATAGGTAAAAAGGTTGTGCTGGTTGAGAAAGAAACTGTATTAGGCGGTGCGCCAATATTATCTGGTTACGCCAAACTGGTACCTTCCGGTGAGTGGGCAAAAGATGCGATCGGTCGTATGGTTAAGCGCGTTGAAGACGATGCAAATATCACGATTCATAAAGGCGTGAAAGTTGCCAAGCTGGAAGGTGAGGCGGGTAACTTTACCGCGACTCTTTCTAATGGCGAGATTGTTCAGGCTGGCGCAGTTATTCTTGGTACAGGATTCACTCACTTTGATTCAATCAACAAGCCAGAGTGGGGTTTTGGTACTTATGAAGACGTTGTGACCACAACCCAGATGGAGCAGATGGTTTCAGCTGGAAAGATTGCTTGCCCGTCAGATGGTCGTGTGCCAGAACGTGTAGCGATTTTATTGTGTGTTGGTTCGCGTGATCGTCAAATCGGTCGTGAATGGTGCTCCAAGATTTGCTGTACTGTTTCTACCAATCTGGCCATGGAAATCAAGGAACTTTCACCAACAACCGATGTGTTTATCTACTACATGGATATTCGTACTTTTGGTTTGTATGAAGACAAGTTCTACTGGAAATCCCAGGAAGAATTCAAGACTAAATTTGTCAAGGCGCGTATCGCTGAAGTGACAAAGTCAGCTGATGGTCGTTTGCTGGTGAAAGGCGAAGATACTTTGGTTAAGCGTCCTATTGTGATTCCAATGGATATCGTGGTGCACGCAATTGGTATGGATCCAAACGAAGAAAATCCAGAAATCTCAAAAGTATTTGGTGTTGGTTTGGAAAAACACGGGTTTATCGATAAGGGTGAACAGTACACCAGCAGCTTCAGCAGCACCCGCGCAGGTGTCTATGTGGGTGGTTCTGCATTAGGCCCTGAAGATATCGACACCAGCATTTCCCACGGCTTGGCAATGGCCATGCGTGCAGTTGGTGATTTGAATGCTTTGGTTCAAAAAGCAGCCTAAAGACGTTCAGGTAATAGAGCGGGACTTAATTGTTCCGGCAGAACTGACTCTGCCGTTTGATGCAAACTTGTTTCAGCAGCATTTTTCTAATTTAAAGCATGTTGCGGAACAAGACGCTGGATTGGATGCATATATTTCAAGCATGCAATCCAAACAGAAACTGTATGCGGAAAGCTTGAATGAAGCTGCGATTGATAGTTTGAGTCTGGAAAAAATCGAAGTTTTGCTAGAGTTAGTATTTACAGCAAGGCGACGGGTATATCCCGTATTGCAAAAAATGGGTGAGCAGCAATCTGTTTTATTGATTAAAACGCTGTTGTATGGAAATGGAATGCTGCTGGAACGTATGCAGTCATTTACCGAAGCGCTGCCAGTTGATGAAGGAGCTGATAAAGCTGGACAGAAATTGGCCGCCAAAATCAAGCGAGCTGCCTTTGATTTTGCAGCAGAAATGCTGCATTACACTGATCCAGTCAAGTATCCCTTGATGTCGCGATGGGTGTGGGATCAATCGACGGTGAGTGGTGCCTTGCGCGAATTCATTCGGGGTAATGACCATATGGCAGAAGTGCCGCTAGGTAATAGTCCTGAAATGTTTGAAGGCGCACGCAAGTGGCTGGCAGAGCAAGTAGCGGAGCAAGGTATTTATAAAGATGTGCCGTTCTGGGTGGATATGGTGCTTGCAGATGCTTATTCCACTTACTTCCGCTCAATGGCAGAAGGGATGCTGAGTGCGGATTTCGGACGCAGTGGTGGGCCGGAAGAATACGTGAAGAAATTTCTCGGAATTGATACGATGCGTCGCAGTGGACGAACACGCGTCAAAAAAGATTCAGAAGTGCAAGTAACAAACTGACAATGAATGACTACAGGACTGTGCTGGCAACAGGACTGAAATTAATTGGAGAGAATAGATGGCTATTCATGAAAAAACACTCATCGACGCGGATCGTTTAATCACTAGCGACAAGCTGGTAGTAGATGGTGTGGATGTTTCAGGTCACTGGAACACGATGATCCTTCCGCGTACGCTGACGGATTACGATGATGATTTTGAAGCTAAAATTCAGACCTACGATGGTGCTGAAAATGTACATCGCTGCTGGCAGTGTGGATCTTGCACAAACTCTTGCACCATGTATGCGCAAAATACAGACTTTAATCCACGTTACTGGATCTATCTCACTCGTTTGGGACTAAAAGATGAAATTCTGAAAGACAAAGATATTATCTGGCAGTGCGTTTCTTGCAACAAATGTACAAATATTTGTCCCAAAGATGTCCGACCTGAAGGTGTGATGAAAGCTTTGGCGCACTGGATAGAAGAGGAAGGCTTTGGGCCCAAATCAAATTCAACCATTTTTGATGAAGAATTTGCGCGTCAGTGTCTGGATCGTGGTCGCATAGAAGATTCTGAAGTGATGTCCAATTTCTTTAAGAACACCAAGCAGGATATCGTGCAAATGGCTTTGCATGGCTGGTTAGGTATCTTTGTAGCACGTATGAACAAATGGACTGAGCTGAAAAAAGGGAATATTGGTAAATTCCTGGCACGTGTGCCAATCATGCACCCTATCCATATGGGATTGTCGATGGTGATCAAGCCTAAAACCAAATCGTGGGGTCGTACCGGTGAAGTGTTAAGGCAGTATGTGAAAGAGCAAAAGGAGATGGCGCATGGCTAAAGTTGCATACTATCCAGGTTGCGCCCTGGAAGGTTCAGGCGGTCCGTATGATCGATCCACACGTGTTTTGGTAAAGAGTTTGGGCCTGGAGATGGAAACACTTCAGGACTGGAATTGCTGTGGAGCGATGGAAGTCAAGAACGTTCATCCTATGCTGCAAACCTATATGTCTGCTCGGAATATGGCGATTGCCAGTGAGCAGATGGGTTATGATACGGTGATGGCGCCTTGCAATGGTTGCTACCACAATCTTAAGAAAGCAGAGTATGAGCTGGCTACTTCTGAAGATTCCCTCAAGACTGTGCAGGATTTAGCTAAAAAAGCCGATGATCCAGTTTACAAAGGTGATGTCAGGACGGTTCACTTGCTAGAGTGGCTCATGGAAGAATTGGGAACGGAAGGTATCAAACAGAAGATTTCCAAGTCCTTGAATGGTATCAAGGTCGCAAATTATTACGGTTGCATGTATACCCGACCACGCCAGATATTCCCGGAGAAAGATCAGGGGCCTGGCTCTGAATCCAGCTATAAGCCGCACTTCATGGATGATTTGCTGGCAGCAGCAGGTGCCGTGAATGTAGACTATCCACTGAAAACTGCATGTTGTGGCGGTGCACACACGTTGTCAGATTCTGATACTTCTACACAACTGGTGCTGAATTTATTGCAGGCAGCAGAAGATGCAGGTGCGGAAGTGATTGCTACAGAATGCCCAACCTGCCACTCCGGTCTGGAAATGCATCAGGTTCGTGCAGAAACAGAATTTGGCATCAAGACAGATGTAAAGATTGTATACTTCACTCAATTGCTGGGTCTCGCGATGGGTTTGTCAGCTCGTAAATTGGGTATCCATGAAAATGTCAGTGATTCTCTGGATTTTCTAAGCGACAAAGGCGTATTGTAATTGAATCGCAGAAAACACGAAGTATGCCTAGTTGCTTCTTCGTGTTTTCCGATGTTTTATCCTGTAATAAAACAAAGTGCATAATCAATGGAATGTAACGGCTGCGAGTTTCGACCAGAGTTGTACTATGATGATCAATATCAGATCTGGGTCAGACGTGAAGAAGACGGTACCTTTACAATAGGTATGACAGATATCTCGCAAAGTATTGCAGGCAAAATTCTCCATGTGAGAGTGCGCAAGCCCGGTACGCTGCGTCCGAATGGCAAGCCGGTTGCGACGATTGAAAGTGGAAAATGGGCAGGCCCTGTACCAAATGTGTTTGATTGTGTCATAGTAGAGGCCAACCATACTGTACTGGAAGATCCTAATTTGCTGAATATCGAACCTTACGAAGCGTGGATTGCACGGGTTAAACCATCTGGGTCTATTGAAGATTCATTGTCGGTTTTAGTGTCAGGGGACGTTGCGCAAGCTGGATATTGCGAGCGCACTCAACGTGACGATATTCATTGCGAAAGAGGAGCAAGGTAATGGGAGAAGAACATTACCTGGATAACGATGAAAAATCAGTTGTTATCGTTATGACCAGTGGCCCATCAACCGCTCACCGTTGTGCTACCCCGTTTTACATTGGCTCGATCCTGGCTTCCATGGATTCGGATGTCAGCGTTTTCTTCACAATGGAAGGCGCGCTTTTGGCTAAAAAAGGCGTCGCTGATAATTTGACTGCCATGAAAGGTGGCAAGACAATTTTAGAATTTATTCGCGACGCGAAGATTGCTGGTGTAAAATTTCACTTATGCAAACCGGCCATGCCAGGTTACGAAATAGAAGTTGACGATGTCATTCCAGAAATAAATGAAATCTCCAATGCAAGTAAATTGGCAGATTTGATTTTAAGTTGTGATAAGGCATTGTTTTTCTAAATATGTTGGGCATTTGCTTTTTACGGGCGTTGGCCTACACTTAATTTTTGATCGAGGAGAAATAAAAAATGGCAACAGTACGTGGGTGTAACCTTCCTGATGACCTGTTCTATAACGTTGACAATAATGTCTGGGCACGCCGCGAAGGTGATGGCACGCTGACCATTGGTATGACTGCCTATGCATGCTCACTGGCTGGCGAAATTGTTTCTTACACCCCTAAAAAAGTGGGTAAATCAATTGATCAAAACAAATCCGTAACCACGGTTGAGTCTGGCAAGTGGGTAGGCCCGGTTAAGGCACCTGTAGCGGGTGAAATTCTGGCTATCAACGATGCCGTTGCTGCAAAGCCTGGCAGCATCAATGCTGATCCTTATGCTAGTGGCTGGCTGGTGAAGCTGAAGCCTTCAAACTGGGAGGGCGAGTCTGCCGGTCTGGTTACTGGTGGTGCTGTTGCTACAGCATTTGAAGCGAAAATGAATGCTGACGGTTTTGGCGGTTGTTAATATCGTTTTAATTAGTGGTGACGCAGTCTGACAGGTTGTACGAGTAGGGGCGATTCATATCGCCCCTATTACATTCACCAAATGAAAACACCACTGCAAGCAGGGTGAATAGTAGGAAATAGCGGAAACTCTATGCATAGTTGGCAATCAGTTGTAGAACAAGTTGAACCATTGGAAGGCATTGTCCTCGATGCGGGCTTGGTAACCGATATGCAAGAGCGTTATATAGGCTTGCATGGTGAAAGGGTGGGGCGAGTTAATTTTTATACGCCGACATTCAAAGCTTACTCGTCTTCTGAAATAGCCGGTTGTGGCAAAAGTGCCTGGCCTGCAGTTTCAATTACCGGCGGGGATTGCAAGTTGCAGTGCGATCACTGTAAAGCGAAGATTCTTGAGCCGATGATCCCGGCACGCACGCCTGAAGAATTATGGCGTGTCGTAAATGATCAGATTTCAAGTGGTGCCCAAGGGATGTTGTTGACAGGCGGTTCTAACCACCGCAACGAAGTTGAGTATAACGACTATTACGCGACGATTCGTCGTATCAAAGATACTTTCCCTACCTTTAAGATTGCCATGCACACAGCATTGGTCGACATGGATATTGCTCGTCGCATGGAAGATTGCGGCATTGATGCAGCCATGATGGACGTGATTGGTTCTCAGGACACGATTACGCAAGTTTATCATTTGAAGCGGAATGTGGATGATTTTGAGCGAACGCTGGAGTATCTGGTTTCTACCAACATGAAGGTAGTGCCACATATAGTGCTTGGCCTGCATTACGGCAAGCTGCTGGGCGAGTGGAATGCGCTGGAAATTATTCAGCGCCACAAGCCTACTGCAGTGGTGCTGGTGGTAGTGATGCCATTCTACGCACCAGAAAACCGCCCTTTTGTCACGCCAGATAGTGCAGAAGTAGGACGTTTTTTCATGGATGCGCGTGTTGCATTGCCTGACATCCCGATTTTATTGGGTTGTGCACGCCCGACAGGTCGCGCCAAAATGGAAATTGACAGCTATGCCGTGATGGCAGGATTGAATGGGATTGCCCATCCTGCCGATGGCATGGTTGAGTTGGCAGCCCGGCTTGAACGTGATGTTCGGGTGACGCCAGCTTGCTGTTCAATTGCGATTGGTGATGAAGTGATGGCGATAGAAACGGAAGATGCCGGTTTGCAAATTGACATACAACGCATCATTGAAATGGAACGTACACGTAAAGCAACGCCCTCAGTCAGTTCGGGGGGGTTGTCAGGCATTAAGGTTGTGACTTCTGGTATTTCTGCAGGCGGAGGTTGCTGTAGTTAATTCGCAGCACTTATTTCAACGGATATACATATTGTTGAAATGTTGAATTTTGATTCAGGTGTGATTCATCCTGTGGATAGTTCGAAATTTATAATCGTTGTTGCCCAAGCGGCGTACGTGCTTTATTTATATGAATAAAATTTGGCGAACGATTGATACTGGCCTGCTCCCTGCAGCAGAGAATATGGCGCTTAATCGCGCTTTGCTGGAAGCACGTCAGGCGAATGAAATTCCCAATACGTTGCGGTTTTTGCGGTTTAAACCTTGCGCGTTATTGGGTTTTCATCAAAGTGCAGAACAGGAATTAAACCTGGATTACTGTGCAGATAATGATATAGATATTCAACGCCGCATTACTGGCGGCGGTGCGATTTACTTTGATGAAACACAAATAGGCTGGGAGCTGTATCTTAACAAGCATGATTTAGGTACGGCGGATATGACCCAGATTTCCCGCCGAATTTGTGAAGCCGCAGCTAAGGGT encodes:
- a CDS encoding glycine cleavage system protein H, which produces MATVRGCNLPDDLFYNVDNNVWARREGDGTLTIGMTAYACSLAGEIVSYTPKKVGKSIDQNKSVTTVESGKWVGPVKAPVAGEILAINDAVAAKPGSINADPYASGWLVKLKPSNWEGESAGLVTGGAVATAFEAKMNADGFGGC
- a CDS encoding radical SAM protein; this encodes MHSWQSVVEQVEPLEGIVLDAGLVTDMQERYIGLHGERVGRVNFYTPTFKAYSSSEIAGCGKSAWPAVSITGGDCKLQCDHCKAKILEPMIPARTPEELWRVVNDQISSGAQGMLLTGGSNHRNEVEYNDYYATIRRIKDTFPTFKIAMHTALVDMDIARRMEDCGIDAAMMDVIGSQDTITQVYHLKRNVDDFERTLEYLVSTNMKVVPHIVLGLHYGKLLGEWNALEIIQRHKPTAVVLVVVMPFYAPENRPFVTPDSAEVGRFFMDARVALPDIPILLGCARPTGRAKMEIDSYAVMAGLNGIAHPADGMVELAARLERDVRVTPACCSIAIGDEVMAIETEDAGLQIDIQRIIEMERTRKATPSVSSGGLSGIKVVTSGISAGGGCCS
- a CDS encoding DsrE family protein encodes the protein MGEEHYLDNDEKSVVIVMTSGPSTAHRCATPFYIGSILASMDSDVSVFFTMEGALLAKKGVADNLTAMKGGKTILEFIRDAKIAGVKFHLCKPAMPGYEIEVDDVIPEINEISNASKLADLILSCDKALFF